GTGCGCGCGAcccctctgtctctcccttcctctttcggTCTGTTTGTCTCTGTctgctgcctctccctcccactcCGCTGGTCTCCCACAGTTCCTACGCGGCGTGCGGCCGGTTGGAGAGGGCCCGGCCACCGAGGACGGTGTCCTGCTGCTTGCCTTTCTCCTGCAGGGCTTGCTTCTGGAGAGCCTGTCGCTCCAGGGCGGCCTGCAGCTCCGCCACGGCTGCCTCCTGGTCCCGAAGACGGCTGGCAGCCGTGAAGGGGCTGCACACAGTCTCCATCAGGCCGAGCACCACGCCGAAGAGGGCCAGCACGCTGCCCAGCACGTACAGCTTCACCATCTTCCCCTTGCGCTTCTGGGCCATCATCTCCCTTGCCAGGGGGATCAGCTCCTGGACCGTTTCCATCTCGGCTCTGGGCTCTCGGAGGCGGGAGTGACCTGCAGGAGGAGCAGCAGGAGAGGGGACTTCAGCCACCGAAGAACGGCTGCAGCCTCCCGCCACCCCGCACCCAGCTTTTCTTGGGGAGGGCTCATAGAAAGGGGGACCACCTTAGTGGCAGGGCGCGAGCAGGAGGCAGCGCGAGCTGCAGTTGGCGGCGGTCAGCGTGTCCGTCGATCCGACTGGCCTCGGCGTTCTCCTCCGCTCGGCAGCTGCAACTCTTCCAGTTGGAGACTCCGCCGCTGGCACCGCTTTAGCGTCCGGAGGCCGCTTATATATTTTCTCCGAGACACGCCTCCTGGGCTCCCGGGCCCAGACTGGCTCGGCCAGAGCCCTGGGAACGCggagggggaggaagaagaggagggggaaaggagggGGTGGAACCCCGCTGGGACCTGGCAGGAGGTGGCCACGCGCTGCGCACGCTCCGACTGTGTGAGCTAGGGGACCCGGCACGCGCGGGGTCATCGGCAGCGGGGCACGCGGAAGGGCCAGTGTGCACGCAAAAATCCCACTCTAGGCTAGCGCAGGGGAGGACCCGGAGCCCAGGGAGGTGTCCGCGGACATTTCTGACATGACCGCACCTTCTTACTGGTGTCAGTGGGTGCAAGCTTCCCTCATCCAGGACAACCTGACATTATAAATAATGAGGGAATCTGGGGGTTCCATCTAAagaaaaactttcctttttcttgggaAGGGTTATCATCTTTCCACGTGTGTGGCAATTGCATCAGAGAGGAGAAGGCAAGGGGGAGGGATCTGGGTAACAGGATAGAGCAGGTCACGCTTGGATAAAGCAATATGTGCTAATATTGTTTCTTTCCTGCCTGGTTGGTTTTATTTAGAGGTACATGCATGTATAGCTAGAGTCAGTTGATGGAAAACTATTCATTGATAGTGCTTTTATGcacagaggggtgtgtgtgtgtgtgtgtgtgtgtgtgtgtgtgtgtgtgtgtgagagagagagagagagagagagagagagagattagtcTCTTTGCCTGCAAGCTGTTTCCTTATGTACTTCCGTGTATCAGGGAACAGCCTTTAAATTCAAATTGTTCTCACTTCCACTTGAGGAGTGGAGTTGGGAGCTGGAGTATGGGGGGTCGAGTATGGAAGGTGCTGTTGGTAGAAGTTTGTCTGCCATTCTAGAATGGAAGTATTTCATACTCTCCTCAATAATTCTCTGCCACCCTCCTGAGTTTGGGGGTACAACTTCACTGCTCCAGCTCAACTTCAGCTTTGAAGCAGTTTGTGGGCAGAAGGGTATGTAGTAGACAGCTTAAGTTAGAATCCAGAGTGTGAGTACTCTTGGATGTTGAAGATGTAGGATTCATTTTGATCAGGATTAGATATAATCACCTGGAGCCAAGGGAGCGTTCTAATTTGGCTTTGGTTATGGATATGCCAGAATTAGCAAAGTAGGGGAAAAGGAGAAGCAAATTGGCCAAAGGGCTTTAAGCAGAGAAAGGGAGGGGTCAGGGGAAAGAAGGGGAAATCAAACTGGCCAGAAAATTGCAAAGGTCAGTGATGCAATCTTGCAACAGCCTTTGCAGTCGGTCAGACTGAGCCTGAAGGGCGGGTCAGGGGAAAGGGCTGTCTCAGGGatcaaatattttagtttttgaattgTTAACAGGAATCTTTCTTTGGGGGTCTGAAGCAATTTCCCAGATGATTCAGTTTAAAAAGGCAGCAATAACAACTACCTTTTGCCTTGGCTATTAATAGTTCAGGCAAGGGCTTGTGTGTGGAGAATGGTCAAGGTTATCTAAATAGCTTATTTGAAATTCTACATTTTAGAATTTAGTCTGTTTGAGTCAAGGTGACCAGGGGCCAAAGAGGATTGATTATTCCTGGAGGATTGTATTTCCTGCTTATTGTTCTTTTAACCTTGTCAGGCAGGAAAATTTTGTAACAAGGGTTCCTGCCAAGTTTAATATCAGTCTTGGCATTTTCTTTGAATCTTCCTTATAATTTCAGAACAACCTCTGTAACTGGCAGAAATGATTAGTGAGCTTTCCCAGTATCTGCGAGGGTTCCAAACCCATTGATTTCTGGAAGAGCATGTGATGTGTGCCCTCATATGAGGGCTGTCACTTGGTTTCCATTCTGAAGGTGAGTCAGCCTAGCTTGGGACCCAAAACTCTGAAATTGACTGGTCCAGTAAGCATTTCCTGTGTTTCTGTAACACAGAGATGCAAACCACACATCTTCCTAGGTCAGAAGGCTGTAATTTATCTGGGGTTCCCCTTTCCTGTGATTTGCTGTGTTAGCGCACATCACCAGCTCAGATCCTTTTTTGATAATTTGACTTTGACCTCCAGGTTCCAGCAGCTATATTGGCAAGAGCTGGACAGAGGAGGGGCAGCAAGTGCCGTGAACGGAGGTCACTGGTAGATTTGATCTTCCTAGTTTAGGTGGTAGCTGGGGCTGAGTGGGAGATGATGGGGGTAGAAGGCTAAGGAATCCAGTGTCAACTCATGTCTAGGAATTTCTGAGCGCGGCTCATCTGTCTGGGTGGGAAAAGAGAACCTGGCTCCTAGGGTAGAAGGTGACTAGGTAGGGCTCGGAAACTAAACACGTACTTTAATGGGGCTGATGTCATTTTTAAGGAAGTAAAGCACTGTGTTGTGTCATGCACATGGGTAAGACACAGGTTATAGCTATGATGGTCAAACCAAGCCACAGGGTGACCAACCATCTTCCTTTGCTCAACGTTGAGGGGTTCTCTGAAATGCAGGACTCCCAGTGCTAAAACTGAGACACTTCCAGGCGAACTGAAACAGTCATCCTACCCTTGAGTCTATCTCAACATTTAACTCTTGCCACTTCTAGGAAGGgctagtttaaattttttatattttgctttctaaatCCCTTTCTCAGACACATTCAGAGCCATCTTCAGAAGGTAAAGTCATAAAGGGGTACATGTGTTTCAAGGGGTAAGTGCAGAGGAGGGATAGAACTGTCCCTACCACTCTGTCTTGGAGATtgaagacacagggaaaagaGGTCTTTTGGATGGTTAGTTGTAAATGAGcttcaataataattattattacaataattataataataattattattttgttaccaGCTGCTTGCCACCTACACAAAGTCACTGTCCACCCTTGGGACTCCAGGCAGCTGGAGGGAGGGAGTCATAATAGGAGATATGACAAaactatttgtagttttttttttttcttttttctttttttttttttttgagacagaccctcgctcagtagcccaggctggagtgcagtggcacgatctcggctcactgcaagctccgcccgccaggttcacgccattctcctacctgagtagctgggactacaggcgcccaccactacgcccagctaatttttttttgtatttttagtagagacggggtttcaccatgttggccaggatggtctcgatctcctgacctcatgatccattcgtctcagcctcccaaagtgctgggattacaggcttgagccaccgcacccggcctatttgtAGTTTTAAGACTACCCCacttgaaacttttttttagtCCCTTAGTTACTTTCATAGTTTTAGAAAGAAAGCTTCTTATCACTCAGATATCAAGGGAAGACACTGAAATTTATATGTGTAGCCTCTATCTTTTCTGGTCTTATAGACAAGAGTTCTAGAGTCTAGATATTTCTGTGTGGATACCCTGCTATTATCACAGCTTGACACAATTAAAACAAGactccttcccttctctgtacTCTTACAAGCTTAGTCTTCTTAATATCCTTATTTCTAGCAGTGACATCTCCATTTCATTTGTTCTCTGGGCTTAAAATATCATGGTAGTTATTTGGAGAGGCCTTTCCTGACTACTGCATCCCACCACTCTCCACCCAGTgccatactttctttttcttcatagcacttggTTACCTGACTATATGTGGATGTACTTAATGGTTTGGTTTTATATTGTCTTCCACGTGCATTGCAGGATAGGCTTCATGAGGGTGGGGACTTTGGTTTGCTCCTCACTGTGTCCCCAGTGCCCAGTATAATCCTTAGCACATAATAGGTCCTTAATTGGTAACTATGGGATTAATGAATGGCTTTCCCATTGGACTGTGAAGCCTGGCAGGGAAGgggctgtttttgttgttgtttgtgtgtttttgcatGCAGTCCAACTTTTAGTAGATGCTTAAAGAAGCATTCAGATTTTTTGGGGGacactttttttgcttttaatcctTTAtcctctaatccatcttaaaCACTACCACCAAATGAATCttcctaaaatttaattttttattgtcaaCTGCCTGTTTAAAGCTCAAGATCATTTCTTATTGCCCACGTAATGGACTTCTGGATCCTGCATGTTGAATTTGCTTGATTGAGTATTCTTGGAAATCAGGACCTCTATGGTCTGATCTCCTGTTCTTCTCCCACAACAGCCCTTTGCTCCACAGAGAGGTTTCTTCACAGGCCAAAAAACAATTCATTCTCATTGCTGCTGCTTCAtttttgctcacactgttgtttCTATCTGAAATGCTGTCCTCTTTCTactttgtcttcctttcttccttgagGTCAAGTTCATGTGCTCCAAGAAGCTACCACTGCCCATGCCAGCACACCCTGATCTCTCCTTTCTGTGAATTTCAGTCGCCTTTGGGGCTTGTACTGCACAGGTTGGCACTGGATTGATTACCGTTTTGTACAACTCTCTCATTGTTTCCTGTGGGCTTGCCTCAGCTCTGTGGAAGACCAAAGCTTTGTATCTTTTGTGGTGCTAACATAGAATAGGGGGCTAGTCAATATTAGTTACATTGACCTAAAAGTCAGTGCTGGGATAGAGAGGGCAAAGTGACCAGTTAAGGCTCTCTTGGGAAGTTATTTCAAGCACAGTAGCCTGTCCTTGGCTCAGAGCCTTGGTGTTGAAATTGCCCAAGACCTGGCAATTTGGCTTAGTTTCCTCCACTCTGGTCTCCTCACCTTTCACTTCCACTCCCAACTTAGTGTCTGACATTGCAGCCTTTGACTCATTCTGGGGCACCTTCCAGCCTACCCCTGGTACAAATCAAGGCAAAGAAACAGACTTTATAGGCATTCTCCTTTTGTCCTTCATAGCTTTTGGTCAAGCAGAGCCACCAGCTGCTGGGGCATGCAGACTGCGCTGGGAGCATTGAAAACCATGGATGGTGTGGGTAGAATTACCTGCACCCTGCTGCCTACATACCATTTCCAGATTAAACAATAAACTTTACAAGTTTGAATCAGCACAAGGAATTTTTCCCAGGCTCAAATGCCAGTTGGACTTAAGGGTACAGGGCTCTAAAGTCAAGCAAACCTGGGTTCCTTCAAATCCTGACTCCTACATTTGCTAGGGCCTGACCTTAGGCAAGTGACTTAACTTCTATAGCTTCTATTTCCACATCTGTGTGAAGTAAGAGTTATGATAGCCCCTATCAAATGGGGTGTGGTGATGATGATAAGCCCCTATGAAACAGAGTATGATGAAGAGTGAACGAGATAGAGCTCTGTAAGGGACTTaggcagtgtctggcacaaatGAAGCAATCGTTAAATGATGGCTGTTATTATTCAGTTGTCTTTGCCTCTTGCTCTACATCAGCAATTTCCATGATGCTTTATCAAAGCCCAGGACATTTGCATTCCTTAGGTGACATTTAGGTAGCTTCTAGTAAGGCCCAAAAATATTCGTTGAAGCCATCCATGTACCTGACACTGTGTTAATCATAGTTATAGAAAGCAGaatacaggccgggtgtggtggctcatgcctgtaatcccagcactttgggaggacgaggcgggcagatcaggaggctaggagatcaagaccatcctgggcaacatgaggaaacctcgtctctactaaaaatataaaaattagctgggtgtggtggcacatgcctgtaatcccagctactcgagaggctgaagcaggagaatcgcctgaacccaggaggcggaggttgcactgagctgagatcatgcctctatactccagactggtgacagagcaagactccttttcaaaaaaaaaaaagcaaaaaaaaaaaaaaaaaaaaaaaaaaaagcagaatacaaACTGCATttgccctcaagaagcttacagtGAAGTAGAAGACACAGACTGTAAATGAGGTATTATCATATATTGGGATAGGCACTGTAATAGAAATTTATACCAGATGAACAAAGAGAACAGAATGAGACAGGTATGATCCATCTGGGGAGGAGGTGGTCAAAGAAGGCCTACGGGTAAATGATTCCTGAGAGGCTTAGGATGTTAAAGGATGGCTGGTGTTCACCAGGCGGTTCTGGGATAGGGTGTTGTTCAGGGCATGGGGAGGCCTTGAATGAGATGGGACTGTATATGAAAAGGGAGGATGCAAGATAAAGCATCACATGGTCCAAGAGAAGTTAGACAAGTTTGGTGTTAAATCGTAAAGGATGGATTTTGGGAAATGGCAGAAAATGAGCAGGAAGCAGTAAGTAGGGGTCAGATAATGAGCAGTTGTGTAAATAATCACTTACTCATGTCATACCTAGGAACTAGTGACCACTCCCTTCTTCTAGAGACACATTTCTCTTTGGCTTCCATGATACCATATTCTGCTGGTTTTCCTCTTACCCTGTTCTGGACAATGCTCAGGATCTTTATCTCAATTGTCCTTTTTATCTAACCTACAAATGTCAGCATTTCTCAGGACTTAGTCCTGGAGCCCCTTTTCTTATTCCACATGCTCTCTTCAGTGATTTAATTTACCGCCAGGGCTTCCATTGCTGCTTCTACGCAGCCGACTTACAAATCTGAGCTGTAGACCTGTGTATCCCTCTGCCTATTCTACATTTTGATTTGGATGTCTTGCAGGTATCAGAATTACTGTGTCTGAAGCCAAATTCAATATTTCTACCCCATAAACATAaccacctttcttttttcttttttcatttttttattatactttaagttctagggtacatgtgcataacgtgcaggtttgttacatatgtatatttgtgccatgttggtgtgctgcacccatcaactcgtcagcacccatcaattcatcatttatatcatgtataactcccaagtgcaatccctcccccctcccccctccccatgataggccccagtgtgtgatgttccccttccctagtccaagtgatctcattgttcagttcccacctatgagtgagaacatgcggtgtttggttttctcttcttgtgatagtttgctaagaatgatggtttccagctgcatccatgtccctacaaaggacgcaaactcatccttttttatggctgcatagtattccatggtgtatatgtgccacattttcttaatccagtctgtcacagatggacatttgggttgattccaagtctttgctattgtgaacagtgctgcaataaacatacgtgtgcatgtgtctttgtagtagaataatttataatcctttgggtatatacccagtagtgggatggctgggtcatatggtacatctagttctagatccttgaggaattgccatactgttttccataatggttgaactagtttacaatcccaccaacagtgtaaaagtgttcctatttctccacatcctctccaacaactgttgtttcctgattttttaatgattgccattctaactggtgtgagatggtatctcattgtggttttgatttgcatttctctgatggcgagtgatgatgagcattttttcatgtgtctgttggctgtatgaatgtcttcttttgagaa
This Rhinopithecus roxellana isolate Shanxi Qingling chromosome 8, ASM756505v1, whole genome shotgun sequence DNA region includes the following protein-coding sequences:
- the G0S2 gene encoding G0/G1 switch protein 2; the encoded protein is METVQELIPLAREMMAQKRKGKMVKLYVLGSVLALFGVVLGLMETVCSPFTAASRLRDQEAAVAELQAALERQALQKQALQEKGKQQDTVLGGRALSNRPHAA